gcaaaaaataaCTATAGACAACTCTGGATCACTTATGTCCCTATATTGGATGGAAACGTGAAACACATAGAAACAAATTCTGAATCACACACATTGAGAAACAAGATCACATACATAGAGATATAAGATGCCCAAGCACCTACACTATATTAACTAGTGTATGTGGCATAATAGAACTAAAAAATCACACTTTTGCCGCTTACCATGACAATGATCAGCAATAGACTGAACTGAAAACTTAAAGAGTGAAAAATTACAAGTTCCATAAatttgtagagagagagagagagagagagagagagagagagagagagagagagagagagagagaacagcTCTATCATCCTTAGCCTAATTCAATTTAACAGCCATCCTAAAGTAATTCAGTTTAAACAGCATATATATCTGGTTGACAAGGTATTGACTGTAAAACACTCAGCCCAACTGAGCAGAATCAAGCCAAAAATAAGAGATGTTGGCAGTGTAAATCCTATTCCTTAGGATTACTATCATCTCCATGTGAAATATTATACTGTCATTAGAAGCTAGTGACAAATCATTCTGTGTGAAAAGGATTGTACCTCCACACAGAAGATCAATTCTTCGTCGTGACATCAGAACAATCCCTATGATCAAGCTTGATAACCACTGGGTTATATATGGTCATGTGCAAATGGCTTTTCTGAAGTGTTCACAAAGTGTTTGTACAATGATTACTTGTAGGTTTGTCAACCATGGAAGCGGGGTTCAGTGTTTATGCAGACTATTCATGCAAAAATGCTGAAAGTCACTGACACATCCCTATCAGAAACCCAAAAACAGGAAGCTGCAATGGGAACAGTCTAATGGCCAAAATTAATTGGTTCACTGGTACAAAGGACTGGCAGCTTCCAAACTAGATGCATGATCACCACCAACAtcacatatattttaaaatgagttTGGAGTCCACATAGCATGATGGTTCATCTTCGTCTGATGCAATGAAATCACAGTTGCAATGTCTTAGGCTTTTAgtatcatttccttttattaaaAGATGTAGGTAGATTTTCCTGAAGTTTCTGAACCGTCTACAAGATATTTCTAACCTCGAACCGCAAATGATTTTAACCACCAAATAGTTAGCATTACCTATCAGATGCCGTATCCTAAAATAAAATGTGTAGACAGTGTACAAGACCTTCCAAAAGGTTTGTGGTCATCACATTTGAAGAAGCTCCACAAAGAAAGGTAACAAATACAAAGTGAAACCAAAATAAAAGGTATTGGGTCAGaccatctaattaataattgaatttcaaaGGTCACTTGTCTTCACTATTTAAGGAGAAAACTGGGGTAGACTTCATGGTATAAAATGTTAAGcctaatttcaaaaatttgcCTTGCGTTTTAGTGTGTGAAAGTTCTACGGCTTGAAGGCAAAATAGTTGTCTCACAAGATAGATTTGCTACCCACAACCACCTGCTACCTGGATTTTTCCTACTTAACCCTTTTTCCTCTCCAAATAGTTGCCCCATCCTGTCTTTGTTTCAAAAACTGCTATAGCAAATGCCAGCCTTACAAAGAAATTTTGGACTTAGAACATAAATAAtgcataaatttcataaaattgaaatttcttttctaaaactTGATATGACTACAACAgtatattttcttccatttttctttgagACTTGAATTATGTGGATGACCTAgaatttcaattgaaaattgACTCTGGACTAGTTGATGGAAAGATTCATGTAGCATGTTGGCCTTTTTATCTATTACAGGTTATGCATTTTATTTGTTACAGCTTTGTAGGAACTGCTTAATATCTCACTGCATATGCATCATGAAATTAGTGCAGGAAGTCCTACTATGAAGTAAATATGCTAAATATAAAGCACTTTTATCATAATAACTACAAAAATATCATGTTAGCCTTTTTATCCATGACTGGCTATGCATTTTGCCTTCTACAGTTTTGTAGGAACTGCTTAATAATATCTCACTGCATATGCCTCATGAAATTTGGTACAATAAATTCTTCTAGCTTGAAGTAAATATGCTAAATATAAAGCACTCTTAtcataacaattaaaaaatgtaaacagaggatatgaaaatatattagaacCTCTAATCCTCCAGCTATTCAGAAATCAAGCTATTCAGAATCTTGTCCAATAATTGTATGTTAGACATTGCAATTTTAACAATGGGCACCAATCACTTCTAGAACTAATGCTATTAAATAACATCGAGCAAGCTTAATTTAAAAAGTCCAAGAATTTAGAACTTCTTGAGGCACTCATGACACCACCAGGGGTGGGATCAACTACTTTATAGCATGTAATGGGGTTATGATACGTCTATCACTTGACTTAGAGAACAACTATTACAGGTGATTATGGCTTTTCATGAAACCTATCATCAaggaaacaaaatttgaattctGTTTTGGTCAAAGCACTCAGAACCTTTTGGTTTCAACTTTCAACTGAAAATCACATTGGAATACTGGAATTCCAGATTTTCACTGTACTTTAAGAGGGTTTCAGTGCTGTTAGAGTTATAACATCACACATTGAAAACAGCATGCTAGATTgaagaccatttttttttttaaattctaaaaaattatctttgacTTAGAAGATCCTTGTGTCATTTTTATCaacctttcaaatttaatcacctcatgagaataatttttagttcTCAAATTAATTTCATCAAGGTGTGCCTCCTCCTTCCTTGCACTTAAACTATTTTCTATGGTTAAGTTCATATTTCATGAAAGATGTTgcataaaattgtaaatttgaatCAAACCAGAGAGGTGTATGCGTAGATTATGTTATTATAATGcctcaaagaaaaattgaaactaCCAATTTGTGATGTTTACAATAATGGAATGCAATTACCTATCAGTTTTCCCCACACAGTTATGCATATCAgaaagttttatatatatgttcaaTGATGATAGACATTATCATCATAATTCACATTCAgcttaaaaaacatttaaactCAGCTTTTCATTGTATCGAAACACTATTCATTTTCACATGTGTTATGATCTGTAACTTATATCAGGTTTCAATTTCAATTCTATTTTCCACATAATCAAGTGTGTATGCCTCTAGCATTAGGTTTATGCTCAAGAtttaaaaatgtcttctttctttaaaactaaaaataataaataataaataaaaaccaagcTAGCATTACAACAATCCATTCCAATCCAAAACAAGCTCAGGGAACAGCATACGAAATTTACGATAAAAATATgcacaaaacaaaaatagataCTCAAAAAACTACATTGATGCACACTGATTATATTTAAATACGATGCAATgatcaaaattaatattcttttttttaggaAGATGTTTTTTTGTTCCATAAGCATCAATATAAGtgaataattataataatacttATCAACCAAAATGCTAACAAGAAATGAGAGTGAATTATTGGCAGTTAACATGGACAATATGCATGCATTTACAGTTAGGTTGCATCTGGTTGCATGGAATTGGTGCAACAACCCACTCCCTCCCATGTGGATACTATCCACAAACTTCTTCCCGCGTTCAATGTTAGATATCACAACTGGTCAGTGGAATTGGACCCTAATCTAAAGTCCACtggtcttttcttttcttttttttttatttggcttTATATACCCTTAAATTGGAATCCAATGTTTAATTCTTTAGACCCCAGATCCACAAATCAATTCCATAGAGAAAGTGGGACATATAGATTCCACAGAAGTAGAATTCCAGTCAATTCATTGTGTCCAAATGAAGATTTAACTTGGATTAAACAcatataaaaattcaagaagcTTCATCAAAGATTGATAGAGGTATGAATGCAAACCTGAAAAAGGAGGAATACCCATTTCAACTCCCATGTGAAGAAGAGCATTCCTTATTTCACTCTTACTGATCTTTCCCGTATCTTCAATATCTAACTCAGTAAATAGATTCTCTGCTAACATTGCAAAATCATCTTCATCCTCTAAAAACAGTCGAAGAGTGTTCCCATCCAGAACTGACGCCACAATTGGATCATCTAATTACAAATTCAAACATAAGCATACTCTCCCTGAATCATAAATCAGAAACAAGAAATGAACTGATgaaatgaaccaaaaaaaaaaggaacaaaggaAGTTTTGCCCATTCCAAACTTCTAATTCAGAGAATATATCAAACTAACAATAGACTGGATCATAAACATTAGCTTCAAATATAACCACAAATAACTTCAATTGATCCCACACGAAACAAGAAACACAACAATAGAAATACAGAAAAGAGTTTGCAGTACAAGAGTCCGTTGTAAACTTTCGcttaggggaaaaaaaggatTCAGCCCAACTAAACAATAGAGCAATATTTCAAACCAGTGAATTcttcttttcctacattttctcatcAACGAAAAGTAGCCCAATTGGATTCAGAAACCgtaaaatgaattgaaaaaccTTATAGTTCACCGGATCTCCAAGATTAAAAAACTctaattcattttcctttcctgCATTTTCCCAGCAGCCATATATGAACATAAAACGAAAAACTAAACCAAGTCAAACAATGCCGTCACGCTTACTCGTCtagacttttcttttcttcagaaggtaaaaaaaaaacattcctcatgatcccaaaattttcagtcctttcttccattttctcaaCAATCAAGCGGAGCATCAAAACAATACCTTGCAGTTCATCCGCGATCGCGATGACATACTCTCTGAACTTAGAAGAAGCTTCTTCGCGATCGAGTTCAGCGCACCGGAAATTGATAACATCGCCGACGTTGAGTCGTTTAAGCGCCGAAGACTTCACAGTATCCGGCAAAGATAGACCGCCTAAGAGAGAAGAAACTTTCGAATCAGCAACATCGAGGAGTTGAGCACCAGTGAAGGTGACATCAGATTCCGGAAGAGAGAGATCGGCGAATCGGAGCTTTTCGCCGTCGACAATCGTCAACCCTTCGTCGGCCattttctagagagagagagagagttgtgTTTCGAATTTAGTTTTTCTAGGGAGACGACTGAGATTTGAATTCGTCTGGACTCTGGACTCTGGGCCTCTCTCTCGTTCGTATACATACTCTAGGTTCCCTCTACCTGATTGCCCttttaatttaacaaaatttcgGAATTGCCACACCAAATTTGTCCTGCAGCATATTCTTGAGCTTAACGAAACCAGGGGCCTTACGGGTATTATGCGTGTCTGGTACCGCGTTATCGGACAAGGTATTCACTTCGCTTGCAAATAGGCTTTTtcttaccaattttttttattaaaaaaaaaaatcacattaacaaactattttccttaattattcctttaataaatattataattttaatttaaccgTTTAAATTCATAAATGGAAAAAGCGAATACGTAACTGAAATTTTCAGTattattaaatgattatttttaagatattatatttgatttaggATCAAGAGAGTACCCGCGATTTGGTGGGGTCAATGATTTGTGTCGGATGACTACGCGTTCAGGACGCGGACGATGAAGTTTATTTTCCTCCCTAAAAAGCAATAGTCCTATGCATGCCTATGCTAAGAAAGAATGCGACTTTAATCATTTGACTTTTTCTCCTAGGGATTAACGAGGATATTCCAGGCTGCTTGATTTCtattgataaaaattatatatttgaaaatggatAATGTGGATAACCATTGTATATTTGAGTGATACTCATCTTAAACATCCGTAAACGAAGTAATTGATTTTTGTTATCAGGGGTTTCTTATTttgtaattctaaaaaataaaaaataataataatttatgtaaCGATCTGTATTCaaccatataaatattgtttgttCTATGCCCAACGAATCTCATTGCTTTAAAACATGTCTAAATTTAGGTGAAAAGTTTTAAATCTTCAAATCTTTTAACAACCTTTTAATCCACATTATTTCATAAATCCTATTGGTAATCGATCTAAATTTAAGTTCTACACTAACCCTAGCCACCatgttttgtttcttatttgGCCAAGTAACAAGGTTTCCTCCAAGAAAAGTACAATAGTTAGAAGTTGATCTTCTATCATTTATACTCTCAAGCCAATCTACATCAATGTAGAGTTCGATTTGTAGTTGTCTTTGTTTCTTAAACAACAATTCCAAGAGTCTCTTTCAAGTATCTCAAAGATTTTATACACAACATCAAAGTGTTCCGATCTTGGTGAATGTATGGATTGACTCACCATGCTTCCTATAAAAAGCAATACTTTGACGTGTATTAGATAAATGGACTAACGTTCCAATAAGCCTTTGGTATTGCTCCTTATTCACCATATCTTCAGTTTTGGCAAATTATAGCTTTAAGTTGGGTTCAATCGATGTTTTAGCCACGTTGCAACCAAGCAATCATGTTTCACCAAGCAAATCAAGTACATTTTTGTGTTGATTAACAAATATACCTTCCTTGAACCTAGCAAACTCCATCCCAATGAAATACTTCAATGTACCCAAGTCCTTGATCTCAAAATCATTAGCAAGTCTCCTCTTCAATTTTTCTAGTTCAACATTATCATGACCTGTCAAGATAGTATCATCTACGTAAACAATCAAGATAACAATTTTCCCATATCTGGAATGTTTATAAAACATAGTATGATTTGTTTGACTTAATTGGTAATTATGACATCTTACAACCTTCCCAAAGCATTTAAACCATGCTCTAGGGGATTGCTTAAGGTTATATAAAGACTTCTTTAATCTACAAACTTTTATCTTTTCCAAACCTTTCCTTGAAGCCAGGTGGTAGGCTCATAAAACTTTCTCTTCCGATTCTCCTTTtagaaagatattttttttacatccaACTAATATGGGGACCTATTGGAATTCATTGTCAAAGATAATAAACCCGAATTAAGTTTATTTTGGCTATTGGAGCGAATGTCTTTTAATAATTAATCTCATAGGTTTGTGTAAATTTTTTTGCTATGAGCCTTGGGTTGTACCTTTCTATGCTACCATCAACCTTATAGTAAATACCCATTTGCACCCTAGTGTCTTCTTTTCCCTCAGCAAGTCAACTACCTCCCAAATGTCACTTTTGTTAAGAGCATTAATCTCTTCCATAACTGCTAACTTCCAATTTGGATCATTTAAAGCtttccaaatgaacaaataaGTGAGAAATTTGAGAGGTACATGCTCTATGATTATTAGAAAGTTTTTGGTAAGATAAATTCTTAGCAATAAGATGATTGGTACATATTCAAGTTCCTTTCCTTATAGCTATAGGAGCATCAAGATCAAAAGGCTCATTGTTAGAAGAAATTGGAGATGAAATAGGAATAGATTACATGGAATATTCAAAGGACCACCTTTTAGAGATTTTGGTTAATTCTATATTAGAGTAATAGACAAATCTACCTAAATCAAAGGACCATCTCTCAAAGATTTTGGTTGATTCTGTATTATATTAATAAGTAGAtctttacccttttttttatgAGTTCTAATATAAATTAGAAGCTCATAATTTGGAATTGTTTTGATCATTTTGTAGTATTTCTCCTTCTATTTGTGATACATCTACACTTGTCAATGGCTAGCTAGAATTTCCTTTATTTCCAATATCTTGAATAGATTTTTTTCCTAAGTTGGTGTTTTGGAAAGAATGAGAGATAAAACTAGAAGAAGTGGAATTAAAAAGAATTGTATTAggtaaaagaacaaaaatgtcccaaaaattgtatttttctctctctttctcccctTGGAGATAATTTTTGCTAAAGTAAgatcaattttccaaaaaagagACATCCATACTTCCAtgtatttttttggtttgaGGATTATAACACTTTTTATTTGGAGTATAACTtatgaaaacacatttttcaGCTCTAAGATCAAGTTTAGATCAAAATTTGTTGGTTATGTGAACAAATACTatgcaataaatttttttaaatgccaaATAAGATTGTATTCTAGATTCTGGAAAAGTTTTTTTGAGGCACTGTAAAGGcgtgatatattttaaaactcaaGTAGGCATCCTATTAATCAAATAGGATGCTATTAAAATAGCTTCTCCcgaaaaataatttggaatatGCATAAAAAACATTATGGCATAGGCCACTTCAAGTAAATGTTCATTTTTCTCTCAccaattccattttgttgagacATGTCATGACATGTAGATTAATGTTTGAtacctttttctttcaaaaaatttctcaagcattcattaaaatatttcgTTTTATTATTAGAGTGAAGAAGACTAATTtccacttcaaaattttcactcaAAGAATACCTAACATAATCGAGTGTGATCATTTATAAAAGtcataaacctttttttttaaataaaaatttatagcCTTTGGAAGACCTTAAACATCACtatgaatcaaataaaatggttttggagcacaataaggttttgagatATAAGTAGTGTGATGACTTTTTGATAAATGACAACTCTCGCATGAAAAGATGAACAgtccaaatttttaaataaagtagGAAATAAATATCCAAGATAAGTAAACTAGGATGTCCTAATCTAAGATGCCAAAGCATTTTTTGTTCATGAACAAAAAATGAACTaactaaagccttgagttttttttatttattattattgaagaGGTTGTaatcaaaatagtaaaaacCATCTATCATCCTAGAATTATCAATCAACCTCCTCGAGCTTTGGACTTGAAATTCATAATGAGAATCAAAAGAAAGTAACTTGTCAACTAGAATATTTGGACAATttacttaaaaacaaaatattacaagCAAGTTTAGGGATATAGAGGGCAAATTTAAGATCTATATTCTCTAAGATTTTTACCAAGCATTTTCTTGCAATAAGTGAGAAATTACCATCgacaattctaattttttttcatcactagAACAAGGTGAATAAGTATTAAATAGATGAGAAAAATTGGTCATATGATCATATGCACCtgaattaatgatttaagaAGTAGAATCTGAATAATAAAATAGAGCATTAGAGTTATAACTTGTTTGAGAAAGGGAAACACAAGGAATACCAAATGAGGGATTGGACTTTAGTAgtttaagaaaatgatgaatCTACTCTTTACTAAAGGGACTCGTCTCAACTTCATTTGCAAAAGGAAACACATGATTGGATTTGTCACTAAGGTTGTTGTTTTTGTAATTTGCTGATTTTCCATGAATCTTCCAACAAGTTTCTCGCGTATGGTGATTGTTGCAATAGTCACACCATACTCAATCTTTCATCTATTCTTCGCTAATTGATAATGGTCCCACTAGCATTTGCATAAAAAGCAAGCGATGTTGAGTTCTCGATAGATATGTCAACAACCTTTTTCCTAAGCATAACATTCTTATGACTCTTCTCTCTTCTTACCTTAGAAAATACTTATCCAATTGGGGAAAGAGGTTGTTTGCCTATTATTCTTCCTCTCACTTCATCAAATTCAATGTTGGGCCAAAAGAAACTTGTTGAATATTAGATTGTCCACTATTTTCTTGTTGTGATTGTAGTACTCTGTAGATTTCTATTCATAATCATTGAATATATTTAGGTCTTGTCACAACTATTTCAATAAGTTGAATTACTTGGTGACATTATCTTCTCCTTGTTGGATTTCACCAAGCTTAAGTGTCAATTCATAAACTTGGGATTGATTGCCTAAATCAAAATACATCTAATTGATATTGTCTTAGAGTTGCTTAGTCATTGAATAGCACATCTAGTTGAAGCTGATGTTTTCATCCATGGAATTCATGAGCCATGTCATGACCAATAACTTTTTTGCATCCTAGATAGCATATGTTGGGTCCTCATTTTCCTATCATCAGTCTAATATCCAATCTACTAACACTACTAAATATACATTTGAATGGACTGAGACCAATGCACAAAAATTATCACCATTCATGTAATACCCCAAACCTAATTTAGTGGTAAATtcgtaatttagaaattaattaattaattaattaatttaataagggtagaAAATTCTTTTCGTTTTTAAAAACCTtaggataaattaaaattttcccaTCTTGTCTATTCAGAAAACCTTTTTTCACGAAGATCATAAATATCAGAGAGCGTAGGGTTAAAGAATTGAAGATTTAgggttgaagatcaattttccaagtaagattttaattcttaaattaatattttatatttgttaattagttttaaacactttagatattctttggaagatctcaatctagattagggtttattaaattaatttttagattaaaagaTTGGAAATTTATGAATGTAGATATTATTatgatgaaaataggaaaatttaaaaaaattcaattgaatagaaaaaaaaaaaagaatgaaaaatcaatggaagaaaagaaattttagatttagaaaataaataaataaattgtttgtgGAGGCTTTAAAtcgaaaaaggaaaaataataataataataattgtaggGTTTCTAGATTTTGGAATTTGAGGTAGTATGTTGGAGCggcaattttgaaaaaaaaatgaagaagaaaagaagaacgAATATGTGTGACTGGAGATtgttgagttaaaaaaaataaaataaatctataacCGTGATAGGCAAAGGATggtagtggaataaattaaaataataataataagtggaATTGGTGGGGTTGTTGTTAGGTACATAGGTAGTTAAGTAAGTGAGGATATtgggattaataataataataataataataataataataatagttgttATTAGTAAaggttttaatataatttaagtatataaaataagtaGATGGTTATAATAAGATTTcaaaggaatatgagcttataaaaaattggaaattcattaatttatattactattgtttaggaagttgaaaacAATGTTGGGTGGTAATATCATTaacat
Above is a genomic segment from Vitis riparia cultivar Riparia Gloire de Montpellier isolate 1030 chromosome 14, EGFV_Vit.rip_1.0, whole genome shotgun sequence containing:
- the LOC117930911 gene encoding uncharacterized protein LOC117930911, which translates into the protein MADEGLTIVDGEKLRFADLSLPESDVTFTGAQLLDVADSKVSSLLGGLSLPDTVKSSALKRLNVGDVINFRCAELDREEASSKFREYVIAIADELQDDPIVASVLDGNTLRLFLEDEDDFAMLAENLFTELDIEDTGKISKSEIRNALLHMGVEMGIPPFSEFPLLNDILKKHGAEGDEVLGQAQFAELLQPVLQELAEALAEKHVVVIQDIKFSDGSKLRKLLGDKQQLNNVIEQILLEKYRAKDGPGNTKLIRDFLEKHGKVLGLPPPEAHEAVYNEVFLAVDDKKNNEELEKDEFGALVEDILEKFADELEANPVFDN